A portion of the Fusobacterium nucleatum genome contains these proteins:
- a CDS encoding GspE/PulE family protein, translating to MGNSSEKIEKYFKKTINSTMNNNKNSYIEDIEELFIRENVNSNKGIFSILLEAIKFSASDIHIEALTDKIRIRYRINGILKEVAEIDKSFLSSIVSKLKILSSLDIVEKRKPQDGRFSFKYKKREIDFRTSIMPTMNGEKIVIRILDKFNYNFTLEDLYLSEENKKIFYKAINQNTGIILVNGPTGSGKSSTLYSILKYKNREEVNISTVEDPIEYQIEGINQVQCRNEIGLGFATILRVLLRQDPDILMVGEIRDRETAEIVVKASLTGHLVFSTLHSNDSLGCINRLVNLGIDSYLLSLVLQMVVSQRLVRKLCPHCKKEDENYKEKLKSLNLSEEKYKNVKFYTSDGCEKCMGTGYIGRIPVFEIIYFDDILKDMLAQKKEIKQNFKTLLDDAMDKAKEGLTSLDEIMRQL from the coding sequence ATGGGAAATAGTTCTGAAAAAATAGAAAAATATTTTAAGAAAACTATCAATAGTACTATGAACAATAATAAAAATTCATATATTGAAGATATAGAAGAGCTATTTATCCGTGAAAATGTCAATTCTAATAAAGGAATTTTCTCAATATTGTTAGAAGCTATAAAATTTTCAGCAAGTGATATCCATATTGAAGCATTAACAGATAAAATAAGAATAAGATATAGAATTAATGGTATTTTAAAAGAAGTTGCAGAAATTGATAAATCTTTTTTATCTTCAATAGTTTCTAAATTAAAGATTTTATCTTCTCTTGATATAGTTGAAAAAAGAAAGCCCCAAGATGGTAGATTTTCATTTAAATATAAGAAAAGAGAAATTGATTTTAGAACTTCAATTATGCCAACTATGAACGGAGAGAAAATAGTAATTAGAATTTTAGATAAATTCAATTATAATTTTACTTTAGAAGATTTATATTTATCAGAAGAAAATAAAAAAATTTTCTATAAGGCTATAAATCAAAATACTGGGATTATCTTAGTAAACGGACCAACAGGTTCAGGAAAATCAAGTACACTATACAGCATTTTAAAATATAAAAATAGAGAAGAAGTCAATATTTCAACTGTTGAAGACCCTATTGAATATCAAATTGAAGGGATAAATCAAGTTCAATGTAGAAATGAAATAGGTTTAGGTTTTGCAACAATTTTAAGGGTATTATTAAGACAAGACCCAGATATTTTAATGGTAGGAGAAATAAGAGATAGGGAAACAGCTGAGATTGTTGTTAAAGCTTCACTCACAGGACATTTAGTTTTCTCAACTCTACATTCAAATGATAGTTTAGGTTGTATAAATAGACTAGTAAATTTAGGAATTGATAGCTATTTATTGAGTTTAGTTTTGCAGATGGTAGTATCTCAAAGACTGGTTAGAAAGTTGTGTCCTCACTGTAAAAAAGAAGATGAAAACTACAAAGAAAAATTAAAAAGTTTAAATCTTTCAGAAGAAAAATATAAAAATGTAAAGTTCTATACTTCTGATGGTTGTGAGAAATGTATGGGAACTGGCTATATAGGAAGAATACCTGTTTTTGAAATAATATATTTTGATGATATTTTAAAAGATATGTTGGCACAGAAAAAGGAGATAAAACAAAATTTTAAAACTTTACTTGATGATGCAATGGATAAAGCAAAGGAAGGTTTAACTTCCTTAGATGAGATAATGAGGCAACTATGA
- a CDS encoding type II secretion system F family protein — MKNKKEKILFFTNELSIMLKSGLTFTTAIEIILREEKDKNFKEVLKKIHKNLIAGKSIFESFKNFDKIFGNTYLYMLKIGEVSGSIAERLEDISKSLEFDLANQKKLGGILVYPIVIISLTLIIVTFLLTFILPNFITIFEENQVELPLITRILLFISRNFHYILLFIIVLILIIFIINMYINNNKLKRIKKDKWLLNIRLFGELRKLSLSSDLYHSFSILLSVGIGIIESVDILYMNNNNYYIKENLLEVKKSLLAGNNIATALKKLNLYNERFSILITAGEESGYLSENLLQISKILKNDFEYKLKKLMSLLEPLVVVFLGLIVAFVVVAIYLPILSIGDVFSQ; from the coding sequence ATGAAAAATAAAAAAGAAAAAATTTTATTTTTTACTAATGAACTGTCAATAATGCTAAAAAGTGGACTAACTTTTACAACTGCCATTGAGATTATATTAAGAGAAGAAAAGGATAAAAATTTTAAAGAAGTTTTAAAGAAAATCCATAAAAATTTAATAGCTGGGAAAAGTATTTTTGAAAGTTTTAAAAATTTTGACAAGATTTTTGGTAATACTTATTTATATATGTTGAAAATTGGAGAAGTCAGTGGAAGTATTGCAGAAAGATTGGAAGATATTTCTAAATCTTTGGAGTTTGATTTAGCAAACCAGAAGAAATTAGGAGGAATATTAGTTTATCCAATAGTTATTATAAGTTTAACACTGATAATAGTAACTTTTTTACTGACTTTTATACTTCCAAATTTCATTACAATTTTTGAAGAAAATCAAGTTGAACTACCTTTAATAACAAGAATTTTATTATTTATTTCAAGGAACTTTCACTATATTTTACTATTTATAATAGTTTTAATATTAATAATATTTATTATAAATATGTATATAAACAATAATAAGTTGAAAAGAATAAAAAAAGATAAGTGGCTTTTAAATATAAGATTATTTGGAGAATTAAGAAAACTATCTTTGAGTTCAGATTTATACCATTCATTTTCTATTCTTCTAAGTGTAGGAATTGGGATAATTGAAAGTGTAGACATTTTGTATATGAACAATAATAATTATTATATAAAAGAAAATTTATTGGAAGTTAAAAAATCATTACTAGCAGGAAATAATATAGCAACTGCTTTAAAAAAATTAAATTTATACAATGAGAGATTTTCGATTTTAATTACTGCTGGTGAAGAAAGTGGTTATTTATCAGAAAATTTATTACAAATTTCAAAAATATTAAAAAATGATTTTGAATATAAACTAAAAAAGTTGATGTCATTACTTGAACCTTTGGTAGTGGTATTTTTAGGACTTATTGTAGCTTTTGTTGTTGTGGCTATATATTTGCCAATACTATCAATAGGAGATGTATTTAGTCAATAA
- a CDS encoding type II secretion system protein encodes MKNRGFSLIEIVVAVAIMGILSGIVGLQLRSYIAKSKDTKAVATLNTLRVAAQLYQVENEEALIDTASLTTYDEQKVKDALKKLEPYLDNNAKAIIEKPEMAIGGSRAAQNGDIKYGGKVRITFKDPNGNSSDGYYMWLEPEGTTGGFDIKGNKWIEF; translated from the coding sequence ATGAAAAATCGTGGTTTTTCTTTGATTGAAATTGTTGTAGCAGTGGCAATAATGGGGATATTATCAGGAATTGTAGGTTTACAGTTAAGGAGTTATATTGCAAAATCAAAGGATACTAAGGCAGTTGCAACACTTAATACTTTGCGTGTAGCTGCACAGCTTTATCAAGTAGAGAATGAGGAAGCTTTAATTGATACTGCTAGTTTAACAACTTATGATGAGCAAAAAGTAAAAGATGCATTAAAAAAATTAGAACCTTATCTTGATAACAATGCAAAAGCAATTATAGAAAAACCTGAAATGGCAATAGGTGGTTCAAGAGCTGCTCAAAATGGAGATATAAAATATGGTGGAAAAGTAAGAATTACTTTTAAAGATCCAAATGGTAATAGTAGTGATGGCTACTATATGTGGCTAGAGCCAGAGGGAACAACAGGGGGATTTGATATAAAGGGAAATAAATGGATAGAATTTTAA
- a CDS encoding A24 family peptidase — MDRILIILLYILLFLVMYIDINKKYIPNVLNFSILVLSIFICGIDKVDIFFIGASCYTLPILIFYGYISDILKKEVFGFDDIKLIIPLGGLLYLGEINFFLQIYIFYLLVFSLATLYIIIYIVISYCRNKPVKIRGVELAFAPYICLAFIIIYNFNLIERIIEKF; from the coding sequence ATGGATAGAATTTTAATAATATTGCTGTATATTCTATTATTTTTAGTTATGTATATAGATATTAATAAAAAATATATTCCTAATGTTTTAAATTTTTCTATTTTAGTTCTTTCTATATTTATATGTGGGATAGATAAAGTTGATATTTTCTTTATAGGGGCATCTTGTTATACTCTACCAATTTTAATCTTCTATGGTTATATATCCGATATTTTGAAAAAAGAAGTCTTTGGTTTTGATGATATAAAATTGATAATTCCATTGGGAGGACTTCTATATCTGGGAGAGATAAATTTTTTTTTACAAATTTATATATTTTATCTTTTAGTATTTTCGTTAGCGACCCTTTATATTATTATCTATATAGTTATAAGTTATTGTAGAAATAAACCAGTGAAGATTAGAGGTGTAGAGTTAGCATTTGCCCCTTATATATGTTTAGCCTTTATTATTATTTATAATTTTAATTTAATAGAAAGAATAATTGAAAAATTTTAA